TAATTCTTCGATGAAAGCTTTGACATGTACATATACGGGGTGAAACTTCTAATATATACATGGATGGGCAATGAAAAAATTTACATTCCAAAGGTTCTCCCTCTTTGCTAACGTTAATCACTGTTTTACATTTTGGTTGTGTAAAAAATTGTTTGGCAGGCTTACTTATATCAATAAGAAGGATTTGGTTACGATGCGATCAAATATGGTTGatgatgggtttttttttttatcaaaagagaagattaagGATGTACAACAAATCTACCAGAAGTAGATGAATACAAATAAAAGTAATTAAGCAAAGGAACTATGTATTACATGAAAATAGAGTCCCAGGTAGATAGAACTGAACTCGAGAAGTTTAGGTGGACGCGGTGACCTGCAGCTGCAGCCCAAGCCAAGACATATGATTTAGCTTCTTGAATCAGGTCGCCATCTGTTTTATACATGTACTGAGCCTCAAATTTTCTGAAATTCCTTTCCCTCCAAATTGTATTAACAACTGCCGCAGGGATTAAACTCCATATATAGTTACCAGAACTTGAGAAGTGGTTGTGGTGCCACATGTCTGCCAAGTTCTTCATTGTACCAGGCACAACCCAAACCCATCCTGTATTGGGGACAAGACCGGACCAAATCTTGTATGCAATTTTGTAGTGGAGAAATAAATGGTCTTGCGACTCAACACCAATTCCACACAACACACACGAGTTATACAGATCCATACCTTTGTGTTGGAGTACATCAATGGTATTCAGCTTTCCATATGTAGTAGGCACCACATTAAGATGTTGATTTTTGGAGGTATTGCTGGCCTCCAAATAAATTGATAAGGAAAGTTATCAACACAAAATTCAGCAATCATCTTTGCATAAAGCGACTTGACTATGAATATACCCGAGCTGTGAAGCTTCCACCTTCTTGTATCTGGAAGTGCATCTTGAACAGGAGGATTGTCTCCAATAATAGTCAGTAGGGAAGCATATTCTTCAACCTCTAGGTTTGTAAGAACACGCTTGAATTCAAACTTTCAATTCCCTTTCATCGATATCATGTCGGCTATCGTAACATTTATGTTTCTTGATAACTTGTATAGATTGGGTTAAACAGATGCAAGAGGAAGTTGTCCACACCAAATATCATTCCAGAAGGCAATGGCACTGCCTGAATGCACAAAGAGTGTTGAATTTTCACTAATTAAACTTGTAGTTCCAGCAATCACACGCCAATAGGATACTCCATATGTTTGAGTTATATTTTCGGGAATCCATTTGGAGAAATCAGTACCATACTTGTCTTCAACTATCTTATACCAAAGTTTATTCTTTTCGACACCAAATCTCCAACACCATTTAGCCAATAAAGCTAAattcattatcttgagattacaAACACCAAGGCCACCCTTTTCTTTAGTTGCACGAACCAGATCCCAGTTAACCAAGTGTGAGGTCTTTGCACCTTCCTTAAATTCCCACAAAAAATTACGCATCTTCTTTTCTAGAATCTTAATAACTGAAATAGGTGCCTTGAATAACGAAAAGTAATAAGTGGGTAGAGAAGATAAGATACATTTTAGAAGAGAAAGTTTACCTCCTCTAGATAAAGATATCTTCCTCCAGACAGATAATCTAGCATCAAACTTCTCTATAATTGGATCCCATATTCTTTTTGAGCCAGACTTTGCACCAAGTGGCATCCCCAAATACATAAATGGTAAACAATCGGTTGAACAACCAAATTCTTCCTCCCAAGTAGCTAGGTTAGGAACATCTCCAATAACAATGAGTCGAGTTTTCGAAGTATTTACCTTTAGACCAGCAATGAATTCAAACAATGTAGAGCAGAAAACAAGTTATGTAATTCCACCTTCTTATTATCGACAAAGAAAATAGTGTCATCTGCCTAATGAAGGTGATTGACTATGATACTTGTGGGTGAAACAGAGAAGCCACTGAAAAAACTTTGATTAGTCGCTCTATCCATGAATTTAAAAAAGCCTTCCATTGCTATATTGAATAAAAGAGGATATACCGGACAGCCTTGTCGTACACCTCTTGTACTTGTGAAGTAGCCAAATGAAGAACCATTGATAAGTACCGAGAAGGAAAAAGTAGAATAACAGAACCTCAACCAATTACACCATTTTCTACTGAAACCCATTTGATGTAGAACAAATTCGAGATATCTCCAGTTAATTCTATCAAACGCCTTCTTAAGATCAATCTTGCACACAATACCATCATTTCCAGACCTTAGTCTAGAATCTACCAATTCATTAGCAACTAAAGTACCATCAATTATTTTCCTGCCTTCAGTATATGAACATTGTACCGAGGAAATAAGTTTATCCATAACAAGTTTCAGCCTTGTATCTAGAACTTTTGCAATGATTTTGTAAACGCTAGTAAGAAGAAAAATAGGTCTACAATCTTTTATAGTTTCAATATGGTCCTTCTTTGGTACAAGAGTAATGAAAGTAGAGTTATGTTTAGAATTGATAGTACCCGAAGTGCAAAACTCATTCACTGTACCCATAATGTCTCTCTTGATAAAATGCCAACGCTTCTGAAAGAACATAATAGGGAAGCCATCTGGACCCGGGGCCTTGTcattatataaatctttgatagCATGCAAAACTTCTTCTTCAGTGAAATCATATTCTAAAATATTGGCCTCCGTAGAGGTAATAGTATCAAATTCAATTTCCTCTAAATCTGGTCGTATAACTTATTCTTCGGTAAAAAGAGTTTTGTAGTACTCTACGATATGATCTTGCAACCTACCTCTATCCGACACCAATTCATTACCGATATAGAGTTGTCTGATTCTGTTGTATCTTCTTCTAGCTGATGCATTGCTGATAAATAACGAAATATTCTGGTCTCCTTCTTGCAACCATTTAGTGTTTGATTTGATCCTCCATGAAGTCTCCTCCATCTTTCAAATCTTTTCAAACTCAGCTTTGTGTTGAAGTTGCACAATCCGTTCCTCTTCAGTAAGGATATTATCTTCCACAAGACCATCAAGTGTTTGTATGTCAGAGAAGATAGCATTCAGCTTTGTGTTTGTGTGACCAAAAACTTCTTTGTTCCAGACCTTTAGCTTCTCTTTAAGTGATTTTAACTTTATCCAAAGCAATGTGCTTggggtacctgcaaaacaaaaagaaagccaCAAATCTTCTAGTAATTGTAAGAATCCATTCTCCAAGAACCACATAACTTCAAACCTAAAAGGACTAGGCCCCCAGGATGGGTCAGAAATATTTAAGAGGAGTGAGATGTGATCAGAGGTAGGTCTAGCTTTGGATAATTGGGTAACAAAAGGGTAGTGTTGTTCAAACGACGGGGAGATAAGAAACCTATCTAATATGCACATGACAAGGTTTGCTTGCCCATTTGACCAGGTGTATCTTTCCCCTTTTAGAAGTAAGTCAATGAGGTCATGTTCCAATATAAATTTGTTAAACTTTATCATACTCCTTGTGATCTTCTTGCAATTCTTCTTCTCATCACATTTGGTTATTGTGTTGAAGTCACCGCCAATACACCAAGGAATATTAGACCAATACCTACATACATTATCAAGCTCAATCCAAAAATAAGTTCTCTCAACTGGATTGTTCGGCCCATAAACATTTGTAATCACCCACTTGAAGATCAATCTTGTTTGTACAAAGAATTGAAAGAATATAATCACCAACGAGCGAGTCACTAACTTCCACAAAATCTCTATCCCAGAGAATCAACATACCACAAGATCTTCCTACAGATTGTTGTAAAGTCCAGCCAACATTTTTATACCCACATATCTGCTTAATATCCCAAGACGAACAATCCATCATATTTGTTTCTTGAAGAATTATAATGGGAGCCCCGCTCAGCTGAATCATTTTATGTACAACTGTCCTTCTACTAGTAGAGTTTAGACCCCTAACATTCAAGTTAGAATCTTAAGACTCATAGAGAACAGTACTTACCCCTAGATGCAGCTGATCTTCTTGTTCTTGAAGGAGGGGGGGCAATTACCTCAACCGAGAGACCGAGTCTTTTCAATTCATTCCGGAGCTTAAGAGGTATAATCGGGTGCGAGTCACTGTCTAAACACATAATTGAACTTTCATCatttgtgttgttttctgttgagAGTTCGAAACCAGGTGGATATTCAGTTGTCATTATATCTGAACCATTATAGGATTGTTTATCATAACACTCACAAAGAATGAGTCTTCCAGACCCATTAATGGTAATACATATTGACGTCTTTCATGCACAGGAATGCTATCTTCTCCAGCTAAACATACTGTGTTTTGAACTGCGAAATCTTTATGGATTGGTGGTTTTGTAGGGAGAATTGGAACCGGTTTGAGAATAGGTCCCGATACTGAAAcctttgaaattaaaattttcctTGTATGATTTGGCATGGAAGAAAAAATAATGCCAAGGTGAATTCCAAGATCAAAAAGCCGGTTAACTTCAGTTAATATCCACGTTGGGACCaagaaatttttaggtttttggataTTTATGGGAGTACATGAACTGGTATTTTGTGGAATTGAAACAAGGGGAAATCTACTAGCTTCGAGGATATTGATTTCGGTAGAGTTCCGAGATGCCAGGGTTTCTGTAACAGAAGAGGGTGAAAGATGCAGTGATGATGGATTAGGATACTGACAAAGGTTGTCAATGAATGATTTTAGGGTTGCAGTTTCTGGTGAAATAACAGGGTGTTGAACGGAAGGTGTTACAGGGATTGGAGGGTTTGAGAGATGAATTGGGTTCATAGGTTCTTCACAAATTTTTGGTATTGACAGTCTGAATCCCGCAGGCCGAGTCACAACATCAATCTCCATGTCGTCGTACGCCGATTCAGCTGCCACTTCAGCTATATTCGTAGGTGTGACGGAAAGAGTAGACAAACGGGTTAGTATATTTGGATAACTAACTTGCTTCCATATTTGTGTAACGGGCTTGGATttgttcttctttctctttctggacttctttttcttttttgtttgccgTAATTGTTCAGGGAATCTTCCAGTAAATGCCGGTGCAGATATATGCGTAATATTATCTCCAAAATCTGTTGACCGTGGGATATTTGTGCATGTGCCAGCTACATTGCGGTTCTCTTGGAGAAACTTTCTCTTCTTAACCCTACTTGTTTCCAAAGAATCAGGTGTAACGGACTCTGTATTGAATGTTAATTCCTGGTTTGTAGGAGGTGAGATGAGAAAGTTGCAGTCGGCTGGAGAAGATTTTTCCGATGACTTGAACATATGCAGTGAACATCAGTTTGCCGCAGAAGATTTTGATAACTCTAGGGATAGAAttgatgttttttttgttttttattttcatgcGCACAACACGAAGATTAATAAGTTTAAGAGTCGCAGTATCAATCTTAAGCAAGATACCACAGGCTTTACCAATTGCGTGAATGACATCCATGGACCAAAATTGAAATGGGATACCAAATACTTCAATGTTAAAATCATAATGATGAACAGCCGAGGAACCCCAATTCTGATGATGCCATCGAAATAATGAATAGGTGACATTGTTTGCTGTAAACTTGAATTCCAAATTAGCCTTTGAAAATTCATCATCTACGTGAAAAATTGCTTGAGTTGAGTTTATAGGGAACAACTCAAAAACATTCCGAATTTGTAACTCAGTACATAGAATTTTTCCAATTTTCGTCCATGACCTGACCTTACTCGAGGAAGAAATAACAAATACATTGTTCCATTCACCTAAGTGGGTAGAATTTTGGTCAAGATGAATAAACTGCCCATATTTGGAATTCTTAGTTTTGATAGTGCAAGGTGCAGCAATCCTAAGTCGGACTCATCCAGAACACTAGTTGGAACATAAGCGCGGTTGACAGTAGTAGAGGATGTGTTTCATCTATCAAAgagatggaaataaaaattgGATGCGTGTCATTTAGAATCTATTGACCTCAACAGTATGGAGTTTGTAGAAGACTAGAAGTGATGGTAATCGATGGATTATTGATTATGGGGACGTAAATAATGTCCGGTGGCGGAGCCAACCCGTGGCAAGGGTAGGCAGTTGCCTACCCTTCCGGGCTGGCTCCCAAGCCCAATTCCGCTGGTGCTAAGCCATTTTTTCCATATTGCAAGCCCATTTTCTGCCTTTTGCCTACCCTTAACAACTTTTGCCTCCCCGTAGCCAAATTTCTAACTCCGCCCCTGATAAGATCCATGTCAGGAAGTTATGTTGCAGATGAGTAATGATTGATTGACTCTTGTTAAAGCTCGAAAAGGATCTTATATTTCTTAAAAACCAAGATCCATCATTTTTCCTTCAGCGCTTGTCCGACATACTTTTCAGTGCCGAAGACTCCAGTCTTATCCCGTTGAGGAAATGAACCAATCCAATGAGAAAGCATACGTGACTCTCTTGAATGGACTAATCTCCAAAACTTACGAAAGAATTAAAAACAAGAGATGAACATCAATGCAGTACCTGGATAAGGTATACAGGGGGAAAGTATTTTCTAAATCCACCCCAAACTCGGCTTTCCCTTTAGTAAAACCGGCTTTCCCACTAACAATTATACATTTAAGATTTATATGTAAATCAAAAATCAAGAAGAGTTACTCGTAGATCCAAATAGCTAGGCGAATCTCGGCTTCTACGTCATTACAGAAGCGATTATTTAAGTTAATACCAAAGGGAAAACCAATAAAAGGTGATTTTGTGATAAAATGGAGAACATCTATTAGAGTATTTGGTTTATATTGGTATAAAAAGAACAATTTTGGGTAGCCAGAGCCTCTAGAAATTGTCACCATGAAAAATGCAAAAGGCCAAAACCTCTTACTGACGAGCAAAAATGAATACAATAAAAGATGGTGATGTTAAACGAAAAGAGTATCCAAATAATGGAAAGGCTATATATGATGATTACTGAACATAACAGAGAAGTAGTCAGTAGTCGGCACATGTTACTTTTGGAGTAACTTTGATATTATTTTGAGCTTTTGTTGGGTGCATGAGTGGTAGGTCTATAATGGCCGGAAGGTCAATTTGCTCCCATCCTCATTTGGAGAAGGGCACGACAAaggttgatttttttcaaaagatcCTCAAAATTCTAAACATTAGGTTTTTTAAATATTGAAGAGATGGAAAAACAGCCAGTTCCATTTTATGCCGATATCTAGGAGAAGAAGTGGGGAAAGCCAACCCAAAGCAAGTCTTTTTGATTTAAAGCTTGTCGTGGAAAGGTCTGCCCACCAGTAAAAACGTAATCAAAATATGGTGTTCATTAATATAATTCAGAATTGCGTACATGTAATCAATCGCTTAGGTAGAAATTGCTAGCACAGGATTACATTAGAAACTAGCACTAGTAGCCTCAATTAACATGCACACACATAAGCTTAGGCTCAGCAGCTATTTGGGTCAAACCCAATAACCAAGCCTTCTGGATCGTACATGACACGGACTCCTTGCTGTTGTACATTACCAAGAACTGCATGCCCATCTGCAGATATGTTAAATGCGAGACAATAAAGATTCTCGTTGACCCAAGGATAATTGTATAAAACATTATGAGGATTCAATTCGAGTTTTCCTTCATCATCACCATCGAAATACAATGTCACTTGCGGTGCGTTGGCTATCCCTCCAGGATATCCACCCATATCATAGCATGTGTCAGAATATATGGCCTCCACGGATTTATAACCAAGACTAAGAGCGGCATCCCGGAATGAATCACGTAAAAATTCGTAAATATGTGTAGGCAAATAAGTGAGCATAGTTCCCGAATCAACTCTCATTCCATAGGAGACTGACTTATAAACCTCGGACATAGAATCTCCCCCTACATAGATAGCAGTAATGTTGATGTAGTATATCGAGGGTGACTCTGGTTTGTAAATCAATGGTGTGAATACTGCATCATTTGGTTCATCAAATACATAATTTCCGAATCTTAAAGCTGATGCGCTTCTAGTAGGACCAGATTTATCAGCGATCAGGCAGTAGGAGAATTTCTTGAACCCAAATTCAAAGGCAAGGTGAGACGGAAAAGATAACCTACCTCGGCCAAGGCCTAACACCCCATCGGAGCCATTAAATAAATTTCCCCTGTTTTTAGATCCGCACCCAATGTTGAAACTCATCTCTCTTTCATCGAATCTGCAAGTATCTTCAGCAATAATACCCAGCGAGTATGATCCGTCATAATATTGTGCAATATAGGTGCATTCGCCTCTTTCGTTGCATCCTCCATCATGTCCATTACAAAATTTGTAATGCTTACAAGATTTCACCGAAAATTTTGGAGATTGTAACGGATCGAAGATCGGAGCTAACTGACTAAAGCATTCCTCGCATGGTAAACACTGGATCCAAGTGAGATCACTTGATGTATCAATTAGAAGTATATAATTAATTGGTGGTGATGTACCTTGAGAACCGATTGTCAGCATAGTGAAGTACAGAAATTGTGATGATGCTCCTAATACATTCCAGTATGGACCCGGTGCTTCCGGCAAATCAAAATAATCAGAAGAACCGTCATCATTAGTAGAATATGACGACGCAATAAGCTTCTTAGATTTAACTTCATCCATCTTTAGCTTTAGTTCCCAAAAAGATTGAGTAGTCAAATCCGGGTGAGTAACAGAAATTAATGATTCGATAGGATGCATGTCTAGTGTAAGTGATTCTAATTTCTCACGGTTTTTGGTATTGGGTTTTTCAGTTGAAAATGTTTCACAAGTATCAAGAATGACCAAGAGGATTAGAATGAAGAACAAGATGAAGAATATTGTTTTGGGTGTAAGTTTTTCCATGGTGATGATTCTGAAGAATGCAAGGCAAGGAATTATACTTGAGAAGTGAAAAATCAGATGATACATAATAATGTCTGTTCATTTGAAGAGGCTTATATAGAAATTTTAGCCTTGGTGGTCTTGGCTGCTATTCTAAAGAGCCGTGCTAGGGTGCATTCCATGCTAGCTAGGCCCTAATCGCCgtttatttgatgatccatcagATCAGTGTGAATCTAGATGGAGTGAGGGTTTATATCAACGGTCGAGAAAAGGTGCATGCACACTTGCACTTAAATAAAAATGCATTCTATGTTTCCAATTCCCAAATGAgtcttaatttattttctttttgatggaCAATGGGTCTTACTTAATTCAAGATGTGCATGTAAAAATCAGAGGATAATCATCATGTAGAGAAAATGTGAAAAAAATAAGATATTCTTGGAAACACCACTGACGAACGAAAACACCAATAATAGTAGCAAAAATAGTTGCAGCAAAAGCATGAACTAGAAGATTAGAGTGGAAGGCATGGACGGTGACGGTAAACAAAAACTTCTCAGAGAATACTTCAAATAATGGAAACGCTAGAGCGAGCCCAGAGTTGTAGTTTCCCATCGATTTATATGACATGATTTAGATTGTTTGTTTTGTAGTGATTATTACTCTTC
This genomic stretch from Papaver somniferum cultivar HN1 chromosome 5, ASM357369v1, whole genome shotgun sequence harbors:
- the LOC113280517 gene encoding uncharacterized protein LOC113280517, translated to MEETSWRIKSNTKWLQEGDQNISLFISNASARRRYNRIRQLYIGNELVSDREYDFTEEEVLHAIKDLYNDKAPGPDGFPIMFFQKRWHFIKRDIMGTVNEFCTSGTINSKHNSTFITLVPKKDHIETIKDCRPIFLLTSVYKIIAKVLDTRLKLVMDKLISSVQCSYTEGRKIIDGTLVANELVDSRLRSGNDGIVCKIDLKKAFDRINWRYLEFVLHQMGFSRKWCNWLRFCYSTFSFSVLINGSSFGYFTSTRGVRQGCPVNTSKTRLIVIGDVPNLATWEEEFGCSTDCLPFMYLGMPLGAKSGSKRIWDPIIEKFDARLSVWRKISLSRGGKLSLLKCILSSLPTYYFSLFKAPISVIKILEKKMRNFLWEFKEGAKTSHLVNWDLVRATKEKGGLGVCNLKIMNLALLAKWCWRFGVEKNKLWYKIVEDKYGTDFSKWIPENITQTYGVSYWRVIAGTTSLISENSTLFVHSGSAIAFWNDIWCGQLPLASV
- the LOC113280518 gene encoding protein ASPARTIC PROTEASE IN GUARD CELL 2-like, which encodes MHPIESLISVTHPDLTTQSFWELKLKMDEVKSKKLIASSYSTNDDGSSDYFDLPEAPGPYWNVLGASSQFLYFTMLTIGSQGTSPPINYILLIDTSSDLTWIQCLPCEECFSQLAPIFDPLQSPKFSVKSCKHYKFCNGHDGGCNERGECTYIAQYYDGSYSLGIIAEDTCRFDEREMSFNIGCGSKNRGNLFNGSDGVLGLGRGRLSFPSHLAFEFGFKKFSYCLIADKSGPTRSASALRFGNYVFDEPNDAVFTPLIYKPESPSIYYINITAIYVGGDSMSEVYKSVSYGMRVDSGTMLTYLPTHIYEFLRDSFRDAALSLGYKSVEAIYSDTCYDMGGYPGGIANAPQVTLYFDGDDEGKLELNPHNVLYNYPWVNENLYCLAFNISADGHAVLGNVQQQGVRVMYDPEGLVIGFDPNSC